From the genome of Streptomyces sp. V1I1, one region includes:
- a CDS encoding GPW/gp25 family protein has protein sequence MRTTRTRSDIAFPFRTDRRGRTAHAAYDEHVRDLIEQLLFTSPGERVMRPDFGCGLLDLVFTPNSPELASALELSVQASLQRWLGELIEVEALDVVSEENVVRVYLRYVVRSTASRRDEVFEGSGPA, from the coding sequence ATGAGGACGACGAGGACGAGGAGCGACATCGCCTTTCCCTTCCGCACCGACCGGCGGGGACGCACCGCCCACGCGGCGTACGACGAGCATGTGCGGGATCTGATCGAGCAGTTGCTCTTCACCAGCCCCGGCGAGCGCGTGATGCGCCCCGACTTCGGCTGCGGGCTCCTCGATCTGGTCTTCACGCCCAACAGCCCCGAGCTGGCCTCCGCGCTGGAGCTTTCGGTGCAGGCCTCGTTGCAGCGCTGGCTGGGCGAACTGATCGAGGTGGAAGCCCTGGACGTGGTGAGCGAGGAGAACGTGGTCCGGGTGTATCTGCGCTACGTGGTGCGCTCCACCGCGAGCCGGCGCGACGAGGTGTTCGAGGGGAGCGGCCCGGCATGA